The Sulfurospirillum sp. UCH001 genome segment ATCAAGAGAAAAAAGCGATCGACTTTTTAAGTCACTTTGGCATTCATGAGACTATCGATGCAAAAGGCAATCGTTATAAACCAAACCCTATTTTGGATGAAAGTAATCGTGCATGGAACATGACAACCATTCGCTCCACCATGATTCAGCACAAAAAATCCAAACAGACACTTTATGACAAGCGCAATGACCTTATCTCTATTAAAAAGAAGTTAGAAGCGTATCGAAATGAACAAAAAGAGCTCGTAAAGCATATTGAAAAAGAGCATAAAGCTGTTGAAGAAGCCGATGAAAAGTTAGATCATATTCATCAAACACTTGATAGACTCGAATATACCGATGCAAAAGAGGTTAAGTTCTTAGAAGACGGTGAAGAGAAGTTGTTTGAACGCAAAAGCTTAATTACACAACTGTTTAGAAAAGAAGACTCTCTTATCAAACAAAAAGCAAAACTGCATAAATCTATCAAAGAGCTAGAACTTGCCCTTTCCAACAAACAAAAAGAGATCTATGTTTGGGAGAAAAAACTCTCTGAAGCAGAAAAATCACTGGCTAACCTTGAATCACAAGGTCACCCGATTGATGCTCAGTATGAGAGGATTCAGCGAGCACTCGCCAAAACACTCTCACAACGTTAAGCGCTCAATTTTTCTTTGATTTTTTCAAACGTTACCTCATCGATTTCGCCGCGAGCAAAACGCTTGCGTGCGATTTCAAGCGCATCGTCTTCTTTTGGCTCAGAGTAGCACGATCTACCACCTCGCATCAATACGAAGAGAATAACACAGATAATAGGGAAGAGTATCAACCATGGCATGAAAAATCCATGCCCCATCCATTGATTTACATACATCGTTCACTCCTTAATATCACATGGCATTATTGTAGCCCTTTTATGTGAACAATCTGTTAATTAATTCAGTTTTTTAACATTATATTTGAGCTACAATATCCTACCCCATAGGATAGGATATGAAATGTCTCAACATCTCTCCCATATCGATGTACTTAAACGACTTAAAAGAGCGAGTGGTCACCTTCAAAGTATTATGACGATGATTGAGAAAGAACGTAACTGCTCTGAGATAGCCCAACAGCTTCATGCTGTTGAAAAAGCTATCGCAAATGCAAAAAAATTACTCATTCATGACCATATCGATCACTGCCTCGATAGTGCTGCTAAGCAAGGTACACTCAGTTCTGATGAAGTCATCAAAGAATTTAAACAAATCACAAAATATTTATAACAAGGTAAAGTATGACAGATATCGCTTCGATTATTCAAAACAATGCGTCCAATGCATGGCTCTTTCTCCCAAGTGCCATTCTTTTAGGTGCATTACATGGATTAGAGCCAGGACACTCTAAAACGATGATGGCAGCATTTATTATCGCCATTAAGGGAACAATTAAACAGTCTATCATGCTAGGTCTTGCTGCAACCATTTCTCATACAGCAGTGGTTTGGGTTATTACTCTTTTGGGAATGACATTTGGTGCACGCTTTGCAAGTGAAGCAGTAGAGCCTTACCTAGAAGTTGTATCCGGATGTATTATGATTGGTATTGCACTGTGGACACTATGGCAGACCCGTAAAAATGAATCTGCCTGCCTCACACATTCTCACGCCCATGATCATCATTCACATGATCATGATCACGGTGAACATCATCATCACCATACCAAAGAAGAGATTATTTTTGAGGAACTTGGAAGTTGTAACGACCCACACGAGCTGGCCCATGCTAAAGATATTAAAAAGCGCTTTTCAAACAAAGAAGTTACAAACTGGCAGATTTTACTTTTTGGATTGACGGGAGGACTGATTCCTTGCCCTGCATCGATCACAGTGCTTCTTATTTGTTTACAATTCAAACAATTCACACTGGGTGTTGCGCTTGTACTCGCTTTTAGCGTAGGATTAGCACTTACATTGGTTTTATCAGGAGTGATTGCAGCACTTAGTATGCATCACCTCTCTAAAAGATGGAATGGCTTTGGAGCAATTGCGCAAAAAGCTCCCTATGTATCAGGTAGCCTTATATTGCTCGTTGGTTTGTATATAGGCTATCAAGGGTTACATCATCTTCTTTAAACTCTAATTGTATGTAAGGAATTCCTTACATACAACCCTAAATCTCTTTAAGACTGAGTGATACTTTTCCACGCTCTTTATCGACTTCAAGTACTCGAATACGCGTTAACTGTTGGTTGATACTTAGAACCTCTAATGGATGAGCAATACGTTTATCGCTCATCTGCGAAATGTGGATGAGTCCATCATTTTTAAGCCCTATATCCACAAATGCCCCAAAATCAGCTATGTTTCGCACCACACCTGAAACGATTGAGCCTTCGCTTAATTCACTGATATCCGTAAGGTCTGCACGAAACGCAATCGGCGGCAATGTCTCTCTAGGGTCAAAGCCTGGTTTTTGAAGCTCCATGACTATGTCTTTAAGTGTTGCTTCCCCTACACCATACTCTTTTGCAAGCGCAGGAACATCTGTCTCACGCACGTTTTTTACATCAACACTCGCAAGTAGTTTTTGAGCAATAGCATAGCTCTCAGGATGTACACCCGTGTTATCTAACACACTTTTACCCTCACGAATACGGAAAAATCCCGCACACTGTTCATACGCTTTAGCGCCTAAGCCTTTTACACTGAGCAATTCACTTTTACTGTTAAACGCACCCTTACTTTCTCGATGTTCCACAATGGCTTTGGCGATTTTTGCACCTACGCCAGCAACATAAGAGAGCAGTGATACCGAAGCACTGTTGGGGTCAACGCCGATTCGATTGACCAAGTCTTCGGTGACTTCATGAAGTTTTTTCTCTAATTGTTTTTGGTCCACATCGTGTTGATACTGCCCAATACCAAGGGATTTTGGGTCGATCTTCACAAGAGCTGCCATCGGATCACGAAGACGCTGTGCGATGGAAATCGCCCCACGAATGGTTACATCAAGATTTGGGTACTCCTCTGTGGCAATTTTAGATGCGGAGTAAATGGATGCACCCGCTTCAGAAACAACAGTATAGGCAAGATTTAGCCCCGTTTCTTTGTTAAATCTGGCAAAAAATTCTTGCGTTTCACGAGAGGCTGTACCATTTCCAATCGCGACAGCGTTAATATGATACTTCTGTGCAAGCTCTTTAATGACATTAGCAGACTTCTCATAGTCACTTTGCGGTGGTGTTGGATAGATAACCGTATGGGTAAGATACGTACCATGTTCATCCACAACTGCCAGTTTACACCCTGTGCGATACGCTGGGTCAACGCCCAAAATCACCCGCTTTGTTACTGGCGGAGTATTAAGCAGTTGAGAAAGATTTTTGCCAAATGTCATGATAGCCTGTGCATCAGCTTTTTCTTTGATGATAGCATGAATCTCTCGCTCCAAAGAAGGGAAAAGCAGTCGTTTAAACCCATCCATATACGCTTCTAGCAAATAGTTTTTAGAACTTTTTGCATTGCGTGAAATACGGTAGCGATTTATGGCACTTTCTACTCTCTCAATATCATACGAGATTTTCACACTGAGCTCTTTTTCAGCTACACCACGCATCATGGCAAGGTAGCGATGGGAAGGGATAGAAGCGATGCGCTCACTTTTCCCCGCAAGTTTAGCATAGAGCCCATCTGCGTTAAGGCTTTTACTTGCTTTGATCTCAAAAGAGGAGTAGTCATGTAGTTGCCCTCTCCAGTATTCTCTCTCTTTGGCATCATCACTGTAACGCTCCGCGATAATGTCTTGTGCCCCAGCGATGGCATCTTTCACACTTTCCACTTTGTCATTGACAAAACTATGCGCCCTCTTCTCAAACGCATCTAGCTCTAGTTCGGCACGTTCTAACATATCTGCTAGAGGTGTTAAACCAGCCGCTATTGCCAAAGCCGCACGCGTATTTTTCTTCTCTTTGTACGGTCTGTAAATGTCTTCTAACTCTTGGAGTGTCTGTGCTTTTTCAACTGCTTTTTTGACCTCATCACTCACATTTACTTTCTCAGCGATCAAGCGTAACACTTCCTCTTTTCGCTCATGCAGTTTCTTCGCATAGGCATAAATGCTCTCAAATTCCCTAAGCGCTTCATCGCTCGCTCCACCTGTCATCTCTTTACGGTATCTGGCGATAAAAGGGATCGTAGCGCCCTCTTCTAGGAGTTTTAAAATGTTGATAATATTTTCTTTAGTGATACCTGTTTTTTGAACGAGAGTGCTAATCAGTGGGTTCATAAAGTCATTTCCTCATGTATGTATAAAGATTTTTGGAGGGGTATTGTAACGAAAATGCAGTATGTTCTTTGTAAAAAAGGAGGTGTTACCCTCCTCTTTATGTTATTCGTCCTTAAACGAAAATCCTTGTGCTTGAAAAGTAGCACCTGTCTTACGGTAAAATCCATCGGTATAGTTACTGACAATTTTCTCTGAGTAACTAGGTACTGCGCTGCTTCCTGTTTTCTCTCGAAACTCTTTGAACTCTTTTTCATACGTCAATGCGCTCGAGCGGACTTTGTCACTATCGTAGCAATCTTCCATCACAAAGCTATCCAATGCGACACGTGGTTTTAGTGGTGCATTTTTTGCCTGTTCTGTTGGCACGCCAATGGTCGTTCCCACCAACAAAAGTGTCTTTTTAGGAAGATTAAAGAGCGTGATAAACTCTTCCATACTGTTGCGTACAGAACCTAAGCATGTTGTCCCATAGCCCAATGCCTCTGCGGCACTTTGAAGATGGTTCAGCATAATTCCCGCATCGACTGCACCGATGATGAT includes the following:
- a CDS encoding SHOCT domain-containing protein; translation: MYVNQWMGHGFFMPWLILFPIICVILFVLMRGGRSCYSEPKEDDALEIARKRFARGEIDEVTFEKIKEKLSA
- a CDS encoding metal-sensing transcriptional repressor; this translates as MSQHLSHIDVLKRLKRASGHLQSIMTMIEKERNCSEIAQQLHAVEKAIANAKKLLIHDHIDHCLDSAAKQGTLSSDEVIKEFKQITKYL
- a CDS encoding nickel/cobalt efflux transporter, with the protein product MTDIASIIQNNASNAWLFLPSAILLGALHGLEPGHSKTMMAAFIIAIKGTIKQSIMLGLAATISHTAVVWVITLLGMTFGARFASEAVEPYLEVVSGCIMIGIALWTLWQTRKNESACLTHSHAHDHHSHDHDHGEHHHHHTKEEIIFEELGSCNDPHELAHAKDIKKRFSNKEVTNWQILLFGLTGGLIPCPASITVLLICLQFKQFTLGVALVLAFSVGLALTLVLSGVIAALSMHHLSKRWNGFGAIAQKAPYVSGSLILLVGLYIGYQGLHHLL
- a CDS encoding helix-hairpin-helix domain-containing protein, encoding MNPLISTLVQKTGITKENIINILKLLEEGATIPFIARYRKEMTGGASDEALREFESIYAYAKKLHERKEEVLRLIAEKVNVSDEVKKAVEKAQTLQELEDIYRPYKEKKNTRAALAIAAGLTPLADMLERAELELDAFEKRAHSFVNDKVESVKDAIAGAQDIIAERYSDDAKEREYWRGQLHDYSSFEIKASKSLNADGLYAKLAGKSERIASIPSHRYLAMMRGVAEKELSVKISYDIERVESAINRYRISRNAKSSKNYLLEAYMDGFKRLLFPSLEREIHAIIKEKADAQAIMTFGKNLSQLLNTPPVTKRVILGVDPAYRTGCKLAVVDEHGTYLTHTVIYPTPPQSDYEKSANVIKELAQKYHINAVAIGNGTASRETQEFFARFNKETGLNLAYTVVSEAGASIYSASKIATEEYPNLDVTIRGAISIAQRLRDPMAALVKIDPKSLGIGQYQHDVDQKQLEKKLHEVTEDLVNRIGVDPNSASVSLLSYVAGVGAKIAKAIVEHRESKGAFNSKSELLSVKGLGAKAYEQCAGFFRIREGKSVLDNTGVHPESYAIAQKLLASVDVKNVRETDVPALAKEYGVGEATLKDIVMELQKPGFDPRETLPPIAFRADLTDISELSEGSIVSGVVRNIADFGAFVDIGLKNDGLIHISQMSDKRIAHPLEVLSINQQLTRIRVLEVDKERGKVSLSLKEI
- a CDS encoding nitroreductase family protein encodes the protein MENPTITQLQNRKSIRQFTGEAIKDADLELIFKTAQRAPTSINAQQISLVYTRDKAKLARIAELCGGQAHVAKADVFVGIVIDFNRTSAVAESLGKHQVIEQSAEGIIIGAVDAGIMLNHLQSAAEALGYGTTCLGSVRNSMEEFITLFNLPKKTLLLVGTTIGVPTEQAKNAPLKPRVALDSFVMEDCYDSDKVRSSALTYEKEFKEFREKTGSSAVPSYSEKIVSNYTDGFYRKTGATFQAQGFSFKDE